The Anopheles merus strain MAF chromosome 2L, AmerM5.1, whole genome shotgun sequence genome has a segment encoding these proteins:
- the LOC121592845 gene encoding tripeptidyl-peptidase 2: MILSALEKICFRRTFDRVRFPHADRAISYPHAIKRWLDELYKQNRSGGHESANAASCQIGTSRRQTANRLGRKKVKTTLGTSVLKVNSVVRKEMESIVDVKFPVTSLVPKNETGALSFIRMYPEYDGRDVTIAILDSGVDPRAKGLEHIPGGDVKVIERFDCSGCGDVDTSKTVTASPDGTIVGLSGRKLHLSSTMKSKNVAGSEYRVGLKSVHDLSPSRIRERILTDLKVKTWDDRHKVAVSEAARELSDFEAKNPPTGLTGKDKLAKENLESTLEFLNTCDKKFTDLKTSYDCVLFPTKEGWMAVIDTTEKGDLENAVHVLEYTRSHQVVNLDDFLSVSINVHDEGNVLEVVGVCSSHGTHVASIASGYHPDDPELNGVAPAAKIVSLTIGDGRLESMETGTALVRAIIKVMELCEAGRKIDVINMSYGEHGHWSNSGRVGELMSELVNRYGVVWVASAGNHGPALCTIGTPPDISQPSCVGVGAYVSPEMMEAEYALHQKLPGNVYTWSSRDPCIDGGFGVTVCAPGAAIASVPQFTMSKAQLMNGTSMSAPHVAGSVGLLISGLKQKSIPYTAFSIKRALWNTATKIDYVDKFAQGNGLLNVGKAFDHLTTYCGLIENKLRFAVTVGNNNAKGIHMRHGVLTKIEDFSVNIEPVIFNEKFADAADKINFNVRLTLIPTESWIQCGNYLDLCYSARKISVKVDPSGLAPGVYRASVKAYDSACPEKGVLFEIPVTVVQPHVVDPKTNEFIRSDLPVDCKPHTIIRDFILVPKYATWAVIEMRSADTNDAVGGKFFLHTQQILPMQFCKAMEMQKILPVNGTAPTVQPVRVEGDHIIEICIAKFWSNFGTLPLRYSIKFHGISPLNGSVMHSASGIHRIDLTALTSEEVHPVVSLKTAAMVLKPSETKVTPLTTRDVIHPARQIYQMQVTYHLHLTKGYEVAFYTPLFSNILYESEFESQFWMVYDTNKMMVRCGDAYSYDKYEKLEKGDYTIRLQVRHEKKELLEKLTEANMVVNFKLASNSLSVDVYKSYNHVLSGAKKMTSCSMAAGSCRPIYLAPIPSEKLQKAAMPPQCSWLEGSITYAKEDIIKKCVSHCFQYILTEGPPAKKTSSTANATTGAANAVTNNVTNGNSVANAGSNGTGNNVITATNGAANGSLPNGTAVKENRSKWDEYCEGLRDYQTAQISKLDAENAENVYQALLKDNPNHLAAHLAMADHFDSTDLKQNLPYTFTASFDAADSSAATLLKVKLLRIIELASLVVKDIDQSALLAYYGMKVDNRPNAAKIKIQMDKQKQLLLDACQRKFVALCKLKVLQNAFDAQDASQPDYTEELEQLYGDVGKFIEYTDSKVLLLTIWHAFSLKQHGRMLKYLNKLYEEKLSRDILEEILTVVDEKKWSHVRKQLSKIIVSSNPQGYRPF; the protein is encoded by the exons ATGATCTTATCCGCGCTGGAAAAGATTTGCTTTCGAAGAACATTTGATCGAGTCAGATTTCCCCATGCCGATCGAGCCATCAGCTACCCGCACGCGATTAAGCGGTGGTTAGACGAGCTGTACAAGCAAAACAGATCCGGGGGGCATGAATCGGCAAATGCGGCTAGCTGTCAGATTGGCACCAGCAGAAGGCAAACAGCCAACAGACTCGGCAGGAAAAAGGTGAAGACGACTCTGGGCACCAGCGTACTGAAAGTGAATAGTGTTGTgcgaaaggaaatggaaagTATTGTTGATGTAAAGTTTCCTGTGACATCGCTAGTGCCGAAAAATGAAACCGGGGCGCTTAGTTTTATACGGATGTATCCGGAGTACGATGGCCGGGACGTCACAATTGCAATTCTCGACTCTGGCGTAGATCCCCGGGCCAAAGGATTAGAG CATATCCCCGGTGGAGATGTTAAGGTTATCGAACGTTTTGACTGTTCCGGTTGTGGCGATGTGGACACCAGCAAAACGGTTACGGCCAGTCCAGATGGGACCATTGTGGGTCTTTCTGGGCGCAAGCTGCACCTGTCTTCCACGATGAAGTCAAAAAATGTTGCCGGGAGCGAATATCGCGTTGGACTGAAGAGTGTGCACGATCTGTCGCCGTCGCGCATTCGCGAACGTATTTTAACCGATCTGAAGGTGAAAACCTGGGACGATCGACATAAGGTAGCAGTGAGTGAGGCGGCCCGAGAGTTGAGTGATTTCGAGGCGAAGAATCCACCCACCGGTCTCACTGGAAAGGACAAGCTGGCTAAGGAAAATCTGGAAAGCACGCTGGAGTTCTTGAACACGTGCGATAAAAAGTTCACTGATCTGAAAACGTCGTATGATTGCGTGTTGTTCCCAACAAAGGAGGGCTGGATGGCCGTCATCGATACAACCGAGAAGGGAGATCTCGAAAACGCTGTTCACGTGCTGGAGTACACCCGCTCGCATCAGGTCGTGAATTTGGATGATTTCCTGTCGGTTTCTATCAACGTGCACGACGAGGGAAACGTCTTGGAGGTTGTCGGAGTATGCT caagCCATGGCACGCATGTGGCTTCTATCGCCAGTGGCTATCATCCGGATGATCCCGAGCTTAACGGTGTCGCTCCGGCAGCAAAGATCGTGTCTCTGACCATTGGCGATGGGCGGTTGGAATCGATGGAAACAGGAACCGCGCTGGTTCGTGCCATTATCAAGGTGATGGAGTTGTGTGAAGCAGGCCGCAAAATCGACGTCATCAACATGAGCTATGGAGAGCACGGACATTGGTCAAACTCGGGACGTGTGGGCGAGCTGATGAGTGAGTTGGTGAACCGATACGGCGTGGTGTGGGTAGCTTCGGCCGGTAACCATGGTCCAGCGCTCTGCACCATCGGTACCCCACCCGACATTAGCCAGCCGAGTTGCGTTGGCGTCGGAGCGTATGTGTCGCCCGAAATGATGGAAGCCGAATACGCCCTGCACCAGAAGCTTCCTGGCAATGTGTATACGTGGTCTTCCCGCGATCCGTGTATCGATGGAGGATTCGGAGTGACGGTTTGTGCTCCCGGCGCTGCAATCGCTTCTGTTCCACAGTTTACAATGTCCAAGGCACAGCTGATGAATGGCACCAGCATGTCGGCGCCGCATGTAGCCGGGTCGGTAGGGTTGCTGATTTCGGgattgaaacaaaaatccaTCCCATACACTGCATTCAGTATTAAGCGTGCCCTATGGAACACCGCCACCAAGATTGATTACGTTGACAAGTTCGCGCAAGGCAACGGATTGTTGAATGTCGGGAAAGCTTTCGATCATCTGACCACCTACTGTGGACTTATCGAGAATAAGCTACGTTTCGCCGTCACGGTCGGCAATAACAATGCGAAGGGTATTCATATGCGCCACGGCGTACTTACTAAGATTGAAGATTTTTCCGTTAACATAGAGCCGGtaatatttaatgaaaaattcgCTG ATGCAGCAGACAAGATCAACTTCAACGTACGCTTAACGCTCATACCAACGGAATCGTGGATTCAGTGCGGCAACTATCTGGATCTGTGCTATTCAGCGAGAAAGATTTCCGTCAAGGTAGACCCGTCCGGATTAGCTCCGGGTGTGTATAGAGCGAGCGTGAAAGCGTACGATTCCGCATGTCCGGAAAAGggagttttgtttgaaattccGGTCACCGTTGTGCAGCCGCACGTGGTTGATCCTAAAACGAATGAATTTATACGCAGCGATTTACCAGTTGACTGCAAACCGCATACCATCATTCGGGACTTTATCCTGGTACCAAAGTATGCAACCTGGGCTGTCATTGAGATGCGTTCGGCTGATACGAACGATGCTGTGGGTGGCAAATTTTTCCTGCATACGCAGCAGATTCTGCCGATGCAGTTCTGCAAGGCGATGGagatgcaaaaaatattacCGGTCAACGGTACGGCCCCCACGGTGCAACCCGTTCGAGTAGAG GGTGATCATATAATTGAGATTTGTATTGCCAAGTTTTGGTCTAACTTCGGAACGTTGCCATTACGCTACTCGATAAAATTCCATGGAATAAGCCCTTTGAATGGAT CGGTAATGCATAGTGCCAGTGGAATTCATCGAATCGATTTAACCGCGCTCACTAGCGAAGAAGTCCATCCAGTAGTTTCGTTAAAAACAGCAGCTATGGTCTTGAAGCCATCTGAAACAAAAGTAACTCCACTAACGACGCGCGATGTTATCCATCCAGCAAGGCAAATCTATCAGATGCAGGTCACGTACCATCTGCATTTGACGAAGGGCTATGAGGTAGCGTTCTACACGCCACTGTTTAGCAACATTCTGTACGAGAGCGAGTTTGAATCCCAATTCTGGATGGTGTACgatacaaacaaaatgatgGTTCGCTGTGGCGATGCTTATTCCTATGATAAGTACGAAAAATTGGAAAAGGGAGACTACACCATCCGTCTGCAGGTGCGTCACGAGAAAAAGGAACTCCTCGAGAAGCTAACGGAAGCGAACATGGTCGTTAACTTCAAGCTAGCTAGCAATAGCCTTTCCGTTGATGTGTACAAATCATACAACCACGTGCTGTCGGGTGCTAAAAAGATGACGAGCTGCTCCATGGCGGCTGGTTCGTGTCGCCCGATTTACCTGGCACCAATCCCGAGTGAGAAGCTGCAGAAAGCTGCCATGCCACCGCAGTGTTCTTGGCTGGAGGGCAGCATTACGTATGCGAAGGAGGACATCATTAAAAAGTGTGTTTCGCACTGCTTCCAATACATACTAACGGAAGGTCCTCCGGCAAAGAAAACTTCTAGCACTGCTAATGCAACCACTGGAGCCGCAAATGCCGTCACAAATAACGTAACCAATGGTAACAGTGTGGCCAATGCAGGCTCAAATGGTACCGGTAACAACGTAATCACCGCTACTAACGGAGCTGCCAACGGTAGCTTGCCGAATGGAACGGCAGTGAAGGAGAACCGAAGCAAGTGGGATGAATATTGCGAAGGATTGCGCGACTATCAGACCGCACAGATCTCCAAACTGGATGCGGAAAATGCTGAAAATGTGTATCAAGCGTTGCTAAAAGATAACCCGAACCACTTGGCAGCTCACTTAGCCATGGCCGACCACTTTGACAGTACAGATTTGAAGCAAAATCTGCCCTACACATTTACTGCATCATTTGATGCTGCAGACTCATCAGCAGCGACTCTGTTGAAGGTGAAGTTGCTACGTATCATTGAACTGGCGAGCTTAGTTGTGAAGGATATTGATCAAAGTGCTTTACTCGCATACTATGGAATGAAGGTCGATAATCGACCAAATGCCGCCAAGATTAAGAT TCAAATggacaaacaaaagcaacttCTATTGGACGCTTGTCAGCGAAAGTTTGTAGCATTGTGCAAACTGAAGGTATTGCAGAATGCATTCGATGCTCAAGACGCGAGTCAACCGGACTATACCGAGGAGCTAGAACAACTGTACGGTGATGTGGGCAAGTTTATCGAATACACCGATTCGAAG GTATTGCTGCTTACCATTTGGCATGCGTTTTCTCTGAAGCAGCACGGCCGTATGCTAAAGTATTTAAACAAACTGTACGAAGAAAAGCTTAGCCGCGATATACTGGAGGAAATACTTACTGTTGTTGATGAGAAAAAGTGGTCACACGTACGTAAGCAGCTTTCAAAAATAATTGTATCATCAAATCCTCAGGGCTATCGACCATTCTAA
- the LOC121594335 gene encoding uncharacterized protein LOC121594335 isoform X3, with amino-acid sequence MGESSDKTHPSSTSKLTSQKEFASKMRVGEDDLPSLEYIEDPYIPKLDPNCFTPSLDEVYDIDEDDGLIGHEEQHWSDETELYLRSLTLDQILGVPSDDEDIDPTSEVELQTVETEFNPPLSSDEGDTTEHPSSRVTRSPGKDPADERLGVGICFEPVGQNQTSSQSSSGGGVVRNILASKLLLGSATNRRIRALFNRRKIRDVRVTFIDFSKPYLARISSGDNYKSFLNIGSAPDNSGKLSDASPVGSISSAEIANEFSGLSAEEQTAQREEWSQELARVEEEITTLRTVLQSKMRHASELKRKLGITVWKEITDDVSQGIKNVKESNVISRGYQKTESAIKTTAGKTTSVIGGIAGKMTQKLTEMKQSDSFRSFEERVGSAYENVRSKVSSRSSSVQSLSDIQNDERRSSVTTPTAIPEEKPIP; translated from the exons ATGGGTGAATCCAGTGATAAAACACACCCATCGTCTACCAGCAAGCTAACGTCGCAGAAAGAATTCGCCAGCAAGATGCGTGTCGGCGAGGATGATTTGCCAAGTCTCGAGTACATCGAGGATCCGTACATACCGAAGCTCGATCCAAACTGTTTTACTCCCTCGCTGGACGAAGTGTACGACATTGACGAGGACGATGGACTTATCGGTCACGAAGAGCAGCATTGGTCCGATGAAACGGAACTTTACCTGCGCTCACTCACGCTCGATCAAATACTAGGCGTACCGTCCGACGATGAAGACATCGATCCCACTTCGGAAGTGGAGCTGCAAACCGTCGAAACGGAATTTAATCCACCTTTGTCGTCGGACGAAGGCGATACAACCGAACATCCGTCCAGTCGCGTCACTCGATCGCCCGGCAAAGATCCTGCCGATGAACGGTTAGGGGTGGGCATATGTTTTGAACCGGTCGGCCAAAATCAAACATCCAGCCAGTCGAGTAGTGGAGGAGGCGTGGTGCGAAATATACTAGCCAGCAAACTACTTCTCGGCAGTGCAACCAACAGGCGCATTCGGGCACTGTTCAATCGGCGCAAAATTCGGGACGTGCGGGTCACGTTCATCGATTTCTCGAAGCCATATCTAGCGCGTATCTCGAGTGGTGATAACTACAAAAGTTTCCTCAACATTGGGAGTGCTCCAG ACAATTCTGGTAAATTGTCCGATGCATCTCCAGTTGGATCCATCAGTTCGGCTGAAATCGCGAACGAATTTTCCGGACTATCAGCCGAAGAGCAAACCGCACAGCGTGAGGAATGGAGTCAG GAGCTGGCACGTGTTGAAGAAGAGATCACAACACTGCGGACGGTGCTTCAATCCAAAATGCGCCATGCCAGCGAGCTGAAGCGGAAGCTAGGGATCACCGTGTGGAAGGAAATCACGGACGATGTCAGCCAGGGAATTAAAAACGTCAAGGAAAGCAACGT GATATCGAGAGG CTATCAAAAAACTGAAAGTGCGATCAAAACGACTGCTGGCAAGACGACATCTGTGATCGGTGGCATTGCTGGAAAAATGACTCAGAAGTTAACGGAAATGAAGCAGTCCGATTCTTTCCGGTCATTCGAAGAACGAGTTGGATCGGCGTACGAAAATGTTAGg TCGAAGGTTTCATCACGCTCCAGTTCGGTGCAAAGCTTGTCTGATATTCAGAACGATGAACGTCGCAGTTCTGTGACTACGCCAACCGCCATCCCAGAGGAGAAGCCTATCCCCTAA
- the LOC121594335 gene encoding uncharacterized protein LOC121594335 isoform X4, translating into MGESSDKTHPSSTSKLTSQKEFASKMRVGEDDLPSLEYIEDPYIPKLDPNCFTPSLDEVYDIDEDDGLIGHEEQHWSDETELYLRSLTLDQILGVPSDDEDIDPTSEVELQTVETEFNPPLSSDEGDTTEHPSSRVTRSPGKDPADERLGVGICFEPVGQNQTSSQSSSGGGVVRNILASKLLLGSATNRRIRALFNRRKIRDVRVTFIDFSKPYLARISSGDNYKSFLNIGSAPDNSGKLSDASPVGSISSAEIANEFSGLSAEEQTAQREEWSQELARVEEEITTLRTVLQSKMRHASELKRKLGITVWKEITDDVSQGIKNVKESNVYQKTESAIKTTAGKTTSVIGGIAGKMTQKLTEMKQSDSFRSFEERVGSAYENVRSKVSSRSSSVQSLSDIQNDERRSSVTTPTAIPEEKPIP; encoded by the exons ATGGGTGAATCCAGTGATAAAACACACCCATCGTCTACCAGCAAGCTAACGTCGCAGAAAGAATTCGCCAGCAAGATGCGTGTCGGCGAGGATGATTTGCCAAGTCTCGAGTACATCGAGGATCCGTACATACCGAAGCTCGATCCAAACTGTTTTACTCCCTCGCTGGACGAAGTGTACGACATTGACGAGGACGATGGACTTATCGGTCACGAAGAGCAGCATTGGTCCGATGAAACGGAACTTTACCTGCGCTCACTCACGCTCGATCAAATACTAGGCGTACCGTCCGACGATGAAGACATCGATCCCACTTCGGAAGTGGAGCTGCAAACCGTCGAAACGGAATTTAATCCACCTTTGTCGTCGGACGAAGGCGATACAACCGAACATCCGTCCAGTCGCGTCACTCGATCGCCCGGCAAAGATCCTGCCGATGAACGGTTAGGGGTGGGCATATGTTTTGAACCGGTCGGCCAAAATCAAACATCCAGCCAGTCGAGTAGTGGAGGAGGCGTGGTGCGAAATATACTAGCCAGCAAACTACTTCTCGGCAGTGCAACCAACAGGCGCATTCGGGCACTGTTCAATCGGCGCAAAATTCGGGACGTGCGGGTCACGTTCATCGATTTCTCGAAGCCATATCTAGCGCGTATCTCGAGTGGTGATAACTACAAAAGTTTCCTCAACATTGGGAGTGCTCCAG ACAATTCTGGTAAATTGTCCGATGCATCTCCAGTTGGATCCATCAGTTCGGCTGAAATCGCGAACGAATTTTCCGGACTATCAGCCGAAGAGCAAACCGCACAGCGTGAGGAATGGAGTCAG GAGCTGGCACGTGTTGAAGAAGAGATCACAACACTGCGGACGGTGCTTCAATCCAAAATGCGCCATGCCAGCGAGCTGAAGCGGAAGCTAGGGATCACCGTGTGGAAGGAAATCACGGACGATGTCAGCCAGGGAATTAAAAACGTCAAGGAAAGCAACGT CTATCAAAAAACTGAAAGTGCGATCAAAACGACTGCTGGCAAGACGACATCTGTGATCGGTGGCATTGCTGGAAAAATGACTCAGAAGTTAACGGAAATGAAGCAGTCCGATTCTTTCCGGTCATTCGAAGAACGAGTTGGATCGGCGTACGAAAATGTTAGg TCGAAGGTTTCATCACGCTCCAGTTCGGTGCAAAGCTTGTCTGATATTCAGAACGATGAACGTCGCAGTTCTGTGACTACGCCAACCGCCATCCCAGAGGAGAAGCCTATCCCCTAA
- the LOC121594335 gene encoding uncharacterized protein LOC121594335 isoform X1, translating into MGESSDKTHPSSTSKLTSQKEFASKMRVGEDDLPSLEYIEDPYIPKLDPNCFTPSLDEVYDIDEDDGLIGHEEQHWSDETELYLRSLTLDQILGVPSDDEDIDPTSEVELQTVETEFNPPLSSDEGDTTEHPSSRVTRSPGKDPADERLGVGICFEPVGQNQTSSQSSSGGGVVRNILASKLLLGSATNRRIRALFNRRKIRDVRVTFIDFSKPYLARISSGDNYKSFLNIGSAPDNSGKLSDASPVGSISSAEIANEFSGLSAEEQTAQREEWSQELARVEEEITTLRTVLQSKMRHASELKRKLGITVWKEITDDVSQGIKNVKESNVYQSVETKVGEITTVVTSAPMISRGYQKTESAIKTTAGKTTSVIGGIAGKMTQKLTEMKQSDSFRSFEERVGSAYENVRSKVSSRSSSVQSLSDIQNDERRSSVTTPTAIPEEKPIP; encoded by the exons ATGGGTGAATCCAGTGATAAAACACACCCATCGTCTACCAGCAAGCTAACGTCGCAGAAAGAATTCGCCAGCAAGATGCGTGTCGGCGAGGATGATTTGCCAAGTCTCGAGTACATCGAGGATCCGTACATACCGAAGCTCGATCCAAACTGTTTTACTCCCTCGCTGGACGAAGTGTACGACATTGACGAGGACGATGGACTTATCGGTCACGAAGAGCAGCATTGGTCCGATGAAACGGAACTTTACCTGCGCTCACTCACGCTCGATCAAATACTAGGCGTACCGTCCGACGATGAAGACATCGATCCCACTTCGGAAGTGGAGCTGCAAACCGTCGAAACGGAATTTAATCCACCTTTGTCGTCGGACGAAGGCGATACAACCGAACATCCGTCCAGTCGCGTCACTCGATCGCCCGGCAAAGATCCTGCCGATGAACGGTTAGGGGTGGGCATATGTTTTGAACCGGTCGGCCAAAATCAAACATCCAGCCAGTCGAGTAGTGGAGGAGGCGTGGTGCGAAATATACTAGCCAGCAAACTACTTCTCGGCAGTGCAACCAACAGGCGCATTCGGGCACTGTTCAATCGGCGCAAAATTCGGGACGTGCGGGTCACGTTCATCGATTTCTCGAAGCCATATCTAGCGCGTATCTCGAGTGGTGATAACTACAAAAGTTTCCTCAACATTGGGAGTGCTCCAG ACAATTCTGGTAAATTGTCCGATGCATCTCCAGTTGGATCCATCAGTTCGGCTGAAATCGCGAACGAATTTTCCGGACTATCAGCCGAAGAGCAAACCGCACAGCGTGAGGAATGGAGTCAG GAGCTGGCACGTGTTGAAGAAGAGATCACAACACTGCGGACGGTGCTTCAATCCAAAATGCGCCATGCCAGCGAGCTGAAGCGGAAGCTAGGGATCACCGTGTGGAAGGAAATCACGGACGATGTCAGCCAGGGAATTAAAAACGTCAAGGAAAGCAACGT TTATCAAAGCGTTGAAACGAAGGTGGGAGAAATCACGACCGTTGTTACAAGTGCGCCGAT GATATCGAGAGG CTATCAAAAAACTGAAAGTGCGATCAAAACGACTGCTGGCAAGACGACATCTGTGATCGGTGGCATTGCTGGAAAAATGACTCAGAAGTTAACGGAAATGAAGCAGTCCGATTCTTTCCGGTCATTCGAAGAACGAGTTGGATCGGCGTACGAAAATGTTAGg TCGAAGGTTTCATCACGCTCCAGTTCGGTGCAAAGCTTGTCTGATATTCAGAACGATGAACGTCGCAGTTCTGTGACTACGCCAACCGCCATCCCAGAGGAGAAGCCTATCCCCTAA
- the LOC121594335 gene encoding uncharacterized protein LOC121594335 isoform X2 has protein sequence MGESSDKTHPSSTSKLTSQKEFASKMRVGEDDLPSLEYIEDPYIPKLDPNCFTPSLDEVYDIDEDDGLIGHEEQHWSDETELYLRSLTLDQILGVPSDDEDIDPTSEVELQTVETEFNPPLSSDEGDTTEHPSSRVTRSPGKDPADERLGVGICFEPVGQNQTSSQSSSGGGVVRNILASKLLLGSATNRRIRALFNRRKIRDVRVTFIDFSKPYLARISSGDNYKSFLNIGSAPDNSGKLSDASPVGSISSAEIANEFSGLSAEEQTAQREEWSQELARVEEEITTLRTVLQSKMRHASELKRKLGITVWKEITDDVSQGIKNVKESNVYQSVETKVGEITTVVTSAPIYQKTESAIKTTAGKTTSVIGGIAGKMTQKLTEMKQSDSFRSFEERVGSAYENVRSKVSSRSSSVQSLSDIQNDERRSSVTTPTAIPEEKPIP, from the exons ATGGGTGAATCCAGTGATAAAACACACCCATCGTCTACCAGCAAGCTAACGTCGCAGAAAGAATTCGCCAGCAAGATGCGTGTCGGCGAGGATGATTTGCCAAGTCTCGAGTACATCGAGGATCCGTACATACCGAAGCTCGATCCAAACTGTTTTACTCCCTCGCTGGACGAAGTGTACGACATTGACGAGGACGATGGACTTATCGGTCACGAAGAGCAGCATTGGTCCGATGAAACGGAACTTTACCTGCGCTCACTCACGCTCGATCAAATACTAGGCGTACCGTCCGACGATGAAGACATCGATCCCACTTCGGAAGTGGAGCTGCAAACCGTCGAAACGGAATTTAATCCACCTTTGTCGTCGGACGAAGGCGATACAACCGAACATCCGTCCAGTCGCGTCACTCGATCGCCCGGCAAAGATCCTGCCGATGAACGGTTAGGGGTGGGCATATGTTTTGAACCGGTCGGCCAAAATCAAACATCCAGCCAGTCGAGTAGTGGAGGAGGCGTGGTGCGAAATATACTAGCCAGCAAACTACTTCTCGGCAGTGCAACCAACAGGCGCATTCGGGCACTGTTCAATCGGCGCAAAATTCGGGACGTGCGGGTCACGTTCATCGATTTCTCGAAGCCATATCTAGCGCGTATCTCGAGTGGTGATAACTACAAAAGTTTCCTCAACATTGGGAGTGCTCCAG ACAATTCTGGTAAATTGTCCGATGCATCTCCAGTTGGATCCATCAGTTCGGCTGAAATCGCGAACGAATTTTCCGGACTATCAGCCGAAGAGCAAACCGCACAGCGTGAGGAATGGAGTCAG GAGCTGGCACGTGTTGAAGAAGAGATCACAACACTGCGGACGGTGCTTCAATCCAAAATGCGCCATGCCAGCGAGCTGAAGCGGAAGCTAGGGATCACCGTGTGGAAGGAAATCACGGACGATGTCAGCCAGGGAATTAAAAACGTCAAGGAAAGCAACGT TTATCAAAGCGTTGAAACGAAGGTGGGAGAAATCACGACCGTTGTTACAAGTGCGCCGAT CTATCAAAAAACTGAAAGTGCGATCAAAACGACTGCTGGCAAGACGACATCTGTGATCGGTGGCATTGCTGGAAAAATGACTCAGAAGTTAACGGAAATGAAGCAGTCCGATTCTTTCCGGTCATTCGAAGAACGAGTTGGATCGGCGTACGAAAATGTTAGg TCGAAGGTTTCATCACGCTCCAGTTCGGTGCAAAGCTTGTCTGATATTCAGAACGATGAACGTCGCAGTTCTGTGACTACGCCAACCGCCATCCCAGAGGAGAAGCCTATCCCCTAA
- the LOC121594337 gene encoding V-type proton ATPase subunit G-like, translating to MASQTQGIQQLLAAEKRAAEKVGEARKRKQRRLKQAKEEAQEEIERYRQERERQFKEFEAKHMGSREGVAAKIDADTANKIVEMNRSISVNKAALLSEILTLVYDIKPTVHKNFQYTK from the exons ATGGCAAGCCAAACGCAAGGAATTCAGCAACTGTTGGCCGCTGAAAAGCGCGCTGCGGAAAAAGTGGGCGAAGCTCGGAAAC GAAAGCAGCGGCGTCTAAAGCAGGCAAAGGAAGAGGCACAGGAGGAAATTGAACGATACCGTCAGGAACGGGAGCGACAGTTCAAGGAGTTCGAGGCAAAG CACATGGGAAGTCGCGAAGGTGTGGCGGCTAAGATCGATGCCGATACTGCCAACAAGATCGTCGAGATGAACCGCTCCATTTCGGTCAATAAGGCAGCACTGCTGAGTGAAATTCTTACACTCGTGTACGACATTAAACCGACGGTCCACAAAAACTTCCAGTACACCAAGTAA